A window of Candidatus Methylomirabilota bacterium genomic DNA:
GATCAATATTGACCCAACGATCCCGATCAAGAGCAACCGTTTCATTCGACCTCCAGCTCTGCGCGTCCCTTGCCGCCCTTTACCCCTTTCATTTTTCTCCACGCATGCAATTCTTCTGCCTGTGGATAGCACGGAGCCACCAACCGGATCAGTATAACCCTGGGACCATCTCTGGCACAACTCGGGGAGCGCCCGTCTCGCTCACACCACGCAATAGCTGCCATCAGCGTCCCGGGCTCTTTGGCGGCAGCAAAATAATGGACCGTGTGAACAAGACGGGGTATAAAGGAAAGATGCCTTTGGCTACACATGGCCGCCTTGGCTCACGGAGAGTTCATACATGTTTCGTAAAAAGTCCGGCTCGAGTGTCTGCCCTTCCTGCGGAAGGCTCAACAGCATAGATGCGCCCGCGTGCTTTTACTGTGGGCGGCGTAACCCTGGGCTCTGGGGATTCGGCCCTGGTATTACGCGCTTCCTCGGCGAACTCAACTTTGCCCGCGTCGTTATGGGGGTCTGTGTTGCCGTTTATGTTCTCTCCCTGCTTCTCGACCCGCGGACTGCCCTGCGCCTCGGCAACCCCTTCGATTTCCTGGCGCCGAGCAGGGCGGCCCTCAACGCCCTCGGAATGACCGGTGCCTACGCGTGGGCCCTGGGCCGCTGGTGGACACTATTCACCGCGATCTACCTCCACGGAAGTCTGCTCCACATCCTCTTCAATCTGTTGTGGATCAACCAGCTCGCGCCGGCGGTCGAGGGGGTGTACGGCCGCTCTCGTCTCATCGTGATCTTCACCGCAGCGGGCGTTTTAGGTTTCGTCGTGTCCAACTGGGTCCGCCTACCGTTCACCATCGGTGCCTCGGGCTCAATCTTTGGCCTCTTGGGCGCCATGGTCCATTACGGGCGCAGCCGTGGGGGAACGTTCGGGGTGATGGTTTTTCGCCAGTACGGGCAGTGGGCGCTTGTCCTCTTTGTATTAGGCTTCATGATGGCCGGGATAAATAACTTCGCCCACGCCGGTGGGTTCTTGGGCGGGTACCTGGCGGCGATGGCCCTCGGCCACAACGACCACAAGCAAAAGCAAAGTACCCACCAGCTGGCGGCGACCGCGTGCATCCTCCTTACGGCCCTTTCCTTTGTCCTCGCCCTTTGGACCGGCCTCGTGGGCTAGAA
This region includes:
- a CDS encoding rhomboid family intramembrane serine protease — translated: MFRKKSGSSVCPSCGRLNSIDAPACFYCGRRNPGLWGFGPGITRFLGELNFARVVMGVCVAVYVLSLLLDPRTALRLGNPFDFLAPSRAALNALGMTGAYAWALGRWWTLFTAIYLHGSLLHILFNLLWINQLAPAVEGVYGRSRLIVIFTAAGVLGFVVSNWVRLPFTIGASGSIFGLLGAMVHYGRSRGGTFGVMVFRQYGQWALVLFVLGFMMAGINNFAHAGGFLGGYLAAMALGHNDHKQKQSTHQLAATACILLTALSFVLALWTGLVG